The following DNA comes from Streptomyces globosus.
GCCCTCGCCGAGCTGCTCCTCGTAGGACTTGGCCACCACCGGCAGCCAGTCGCGGCTGGGCTTGCCGTACTCGGCGGTGTCGAAGAAGTTCAGGGCGACGGTGTCGGGGAGGCCCGTGGGGGCGCCGTTGGTGAGTACCGCGATGGCGAGCTTCTCGGCAGGGACCAGCGTGACGTTGGTGTTGGCGCCGAGCGCGAAGGCACCGGAGTGGCTCAGGCGCAGCCGGCCGTGGTCGTCGTAGCGCACGTTCCAGCCCAGGCCGTAGTAGCCGGGCTGGGCGCCGGGCTCGGGGGGCGGCTGGCTGATGCTGTGCGGGACGTGGGTCTCGGCCAGGCCGTCGGCGTTGACGACCTGCTGCCCGTCGATCTTTCCGCCGTTCAGTTGGAGGCGGAGCCAGCGGGCCATGTCCCGGGCGTTGGAGCTGACGCCGCCGGCGGCCGTCTGCGCGTCGGCGTTGCGCACGTAACGCGGCTTCCAGGTGCCGTCCTCGGTCTTGACGTGGGTCAGGGCGCGGTCGGCCGCGTTCTGGTAGTCGCTGAAGCGGGAACTGGTGCGGGTCATCCCGGCGGGTTCGTACAGCAGGTCCTCGGAGAGCTGGTCCCACGGGACGCCCTTGGCCTTGGCGGCGGCCTCGGCGGCCGCGGTGAAGCCGAAGTTGGTGTACGCGTAGCTGGTGCGGAACGGGCTGAGGGGCTCGTAGCGCAGGTGGGACAGGATGTAGGACTGGTTGTACCCCAGGTCCTCCAGGAGGTCGCCCGAGTGGTCCGGCAGGCCCGAGCGGTGCGAGAGCAGGTCGGCCGCGGTGACGTGCGCGCTGACCCAGGGGTCCTTGAGGGTGACGCCCTTCAGCGGGGCGTCGAAGCCGTCGGCGCCGAGGGCCTGGGCCAGGACGGTGGTGGCCACCGGCTTGGAGACCGAGGCGAGCTGGAAGACGGTGTCCGGGCCGACCCTCCCGCCCGGGGCCTCCGTGCTGCGGACACCGAACCCCTTGAGGTAGACGACCTTGTCGTCGTGGACCACGGCCACCGAGACGCCGGGCACGCCGGTGCGCCGCATGCCCTCCTGCACCTGTGCGTCGAGCGTGTCCAGGGCCCTCGCGACGTCGAAGCCGCCGGGGCTCGGCGAAGGTGTGGCGGCGACGGCCCCGGCCGCCAGGGCGAGCCCGGCGGCAACTGCGACTCCCCTGCGTGTGAGGTTGCGCGGCATGACTCCATTGAACGGCGGTTCCGCGCCGGGCGCCCGCGGAAGCTGCGGGCGCCCGGCCCGCCCCCCTTCCGAAGCACCGCGCCCGCCCGCTATTTCCCGGCCCCGCCGCGCATGGGCGGCGCCGGGCTGGAAAGGGGCCGGGCATGAACGAATACGGACGCCAAGGCAATCCCGACCCCGAGCCGGCGGCCACCCCCGGGCCGGCCGCGGGCGGCGGTGTGCAACCGGGGGAGACCCCGCCGGGCGAGTCGAGCACCGCCGGCGGCGCGGGGCCGTACCGGCCGCTCAAGCGCGGCTGGGCCGGCGGGCCGCTCACGATCATCGTGACGGTCGCCGTGCTCTGCGCCCTCTTCTTCCTCGCCTACGCAATCGTGGTCGCGCTCTGAGCCCCCGCCCGACCGCTCCCCGAGGGCGTG
Coding sequences within:
- a CDS encoding serine hydrolase, which produces MPRNLTRRGVAVAAGLALAAGAVAATPSPSPGGFDVARALDTLDAQVQEGMRRTGVPGVSVAVVHDDKVVYLKGFGVRSTEAPGGRVGPDTVFQLASVSKPVATTVLAQALGADGFDAPLKGVTLKDPWVSAHVTAADLLSHRSGLPDHSGDLLEDLGYNQSYILSHLRYEPLSPFRTSYAYTNFGFTAAAEAAAKAKGVPWDQLSEDLLYEPAGMTRTSSRFSDYQNAADRALTHVKTEDGTWKPRYVRNADAQTAAGGVSSNARDMARWLRLQLNGGKIDGQQVVNADGLAETHVPHSISQPPPEPGAQPGYYGLGWNVRYDDHGRLRLSHSGAFALGANTNVTLVPAEKLAIAVLTNGAPTGLPDTVALNFFDTAEYGKPSRDWLPVVAKSYEEQLGEGSSETDYAAPPADPEPARADSAYTGTYTNPYYGRATVTATSGGGLVLRLGPKPQDYPLTHYSGSTFSFETAGENAVGRTGVTFTDGRMRVEYLDANGLGTFEKAGR
- a CDS encoding DUF6480 family protein → MNEYGRQGNPDPEPAATPGPAAGGGVQPGETPPGESSTAGGAGPYRPLKRGWAGGPLTIIVTVAVLCALFFLAYAIVVAL